A region of Bdellovibrionota bacterium DNA encodes the following proteins:
- the leuS gene encoding leucine--tRNA ligase: LRVFTTRPDTLFGVTFVSLAPEHPLLDRLLPKVSPEKRNELMTFIEKVAKTDPARRIAENFEKEGAATGAYCLHPFTGARIPIFVANFVVMEYGTGAVMAVPCHDERDFAFAKKYALPIRLVIQPPNLEIVEEEELDEAYTGPGTLVRSTRFDGLDNEVAKIQIVKALVEKKMGEKAITYRLRDWGISRQRYWGAPIPMIHCENCDIVPVPRKDLPVKLPSDVPLTGTGGSPLEHAPSFLKVKCPQCGKPGRRDTDTMDTFMESSWYFLRYCSPKYKKGMADPKAVQYWMPVDQYIGGIEHAILHLLYSRFIARVLRDFKKGDVSEPFSRLLTQGMVIKDGDKMSKSKGNVVDPDYLIDKYGADTVRLFSLFAAPAEKDLDWSDQGVEGAFRFLDRLWRFVLNINDACQKSKPVDDATIRADETTVHIHRLTHKTIQHVTDSLNRFAFNTGISAVMEFINKVANEIPDLWEFSTHPDKANSLDPARRFVLQKAAEAAMSLTSPFAPHIAEELWKRCGRGKFLSKEAWPTFDPQWVADERVTIVVQVNGKVRGKIEVSRGEKENAVVALAQGDPNVQRFMQGMTVRKTVVVPDKLVNLVVG; the protein is encoded by the coding sequence CTCCGCGTTTTCACCACCCGCCCCGACACGCTCTTCGGCGTGACGTTCGTTTCACTGGCCCCGGAGCACCCTCTCTTGGACCGTTTGCTCCCAAAAGTGTCGCCGGAAAAGCGAAATGAATTGATGACGTTCATCGAAAAGGTCGCGAAAACCGATCCGGCCAGACGAATCGCAGAAAACTTTGAAAAGGAAGGGGCGGCCACCGGCGCTTACTGCCTCCATCCTTTCACCGGGGCCCGGATCCCGATCTTCGTCGCGAACTTCGTCGTCATGGAATACGGCACGGGAGCGGTCATGGCCGTCCCCTGTCACGACGAACGCGACTTCGCGTTCGCAAAAAAATATGCCCTGCCGATACGCCTGGTCATCCAGCCGCCCAATCTTGAGATCGTCGAGGAAGAAGAACTCGACGAGGCGTACACCGGTCCCGGAACCTTGGTTCGTTCGACCCGTTTCGACGGGCTCGATAACGAGGTTGCGAAGATTCAGATCGTCAAAGCGCTCGTAGAAAAAAAGATGGGAGAAAAGGCCATCACGTACCGCCTTCGCGACTGGGGGATTTCCCGCCAACGTTACTGGGGCGCACCGATTCCGATGATTCATTGTGAAAATTGCGACATCGTGCCGGTTCCCAGGAAGGACTTGCCGGTCAAGCTCCCCTCCGACGTCCCCCTGACCGGAACGGGCGGATCGCCCTTGGAGCATGCGCCGTCGTTCTTAAAGGTGAAATGCCCCCAGTGCGGAAAGCCGGGCCGGCGGGACACCGATACGATGGACACGTTTATGGAATCGTCCTGGTATTTCCTCCGTTATTGCTCGCCGAAATACAAGAAGGGGATGGCCGACCCGAAAGCGGTTCAGTACTGGATGCCGGTGGATCAATATATCGGTGGAATCGAACACGCCATTCTTCACCTTCTCTATTCCCGGTTCATCGCCCGCGTTCTTCGCGATTTCAAAAAGGGGGACGTATCCGAACCGTTCAGCCGCCTGCTCACCCAGGGAATGGTGATCAAGGACGGGGACAAAATGTCGAAATCCAAAGGAAACGTTGTAGACCCCGATTATCTCATCGATAAGTACGGCGCCGACACGGTCCGGCTCTTTTCGTTGTTCGCCGCGCCCGCGGAGAAAGATCTCGACTGGAGCGACCAGGGGGTGGAAGGCGCGTTCCGTTTTCTGGATCGATTGTGGCGGTTTGTCCTGAACATCAACGACGCATGTCAGAAAAGTAAGCCGGTGGACGATGCGACGATCCGCGCCGATGAAACGACGGTGCATATTCATCGTCTCACCCACAAAACGATCCAACATGTTACGGACAGCCTGAACCGCTTTGCGTTCAATACCGGCATCAGCGCGGTGATGGAATTTATTAACAAGGTGGCGAATGAAATTCCCGATCTGTGGGAATTTTCGACCCATCCCGATAAAGCGAATTCGCTCGATCCCGCCCGCCGTTTCGTGCTTCAAAAGGCCGCCGAGGCCGCCATGTCGCTGACCTCGCCGTTTGCCCCGCATATCGCTGAAGAATTGTGGAAGCGATGCGGGCGAGGCAAATTTCTTTCGAAAGAGGCGTGGCCGACATTCGATCCGCAGTGGGTGGCCGACGAACGGGTGACGATCGTGGTACAGGTGAACGGCAAAGTACGTGGAAAAATCGAAGTCAGCCGGGGAGAAAAAGAAAACGCCGTCGTGGCACTGGCCCAGGGGGATCCGAACGTTCAACGGTTCATGCAAGGAATGACGGTTCGCAAGACGGTCGTGGTGCCCGACAAACTCGTCAATTTGGTGGTGGGATGA
- the holA gene encoding DNA polymerase III subunit delta yields the protein MKLKPVLFLAGADPLQRRLILEEVRSDVFPNGSGGLNDDTLDVKERELADVLDLANTLPMLGSRRLILLHNAESPNDDDQELWASYLSNPAPHTTVVVLADKIDKRTRFFKLLEKHQAVVLIEPPKPRELPNWIDKLAKRHGVMISAEARSTLAESVGVDLAAIDNNLEKLALYIHPKEKIEESDVDELVLQSTGDNIFAWTDQVLEGRKAEALNTLHHLMDDGTPPLVLVSMLARHVRLLIRTHQHLSEKIGRAQLAPALGLPPFVVDRYLDQARRLSPDRLRRSLSELQTLDHDLKSTGHPSHFLLEQTIRAFAPD from the coding sequence ATGAAATTAAAGCCCGTTCTTTTCCTTGCCGGCGCGGACCCGCTTCAACGTCGGCTTATTCTCGAAGAGGTTCGGAGCGACGTCTTCCCGAACGGCTCCGGAGGCCTCAACGACGACACGCTCGACGTCAAAGAGCGCGAACTGGCGGACGTGTTGGACCTCGCCAATACGCTTCCGATGCTCGGCAGTCGGCGTCTGATCCTTCTTCATAATGCGGAAAGCCCAAACGACGACGATCAGGAATTATGGGCCTCGTACCTTTCCAATCCGGCACCGCACACGACCGTGGTCGTCTTGGCGGACAAGATCGATAAACGAACGAGATTTTTCAAGCTCCTCGAGAAGCATCAGGCCGTCGTCCTGATTGAACCTCCCAAGCCCAGAGAACTCCCGAATTGGATCGACAAGCTGGCCAAACGACACGGCGTGATGATTTCCGCGGAAGCGCGATCCACGCTCGCCGAGTCGGTCGGCGTCGATCTGGCCGCCATCGACAACAATCTTGAAAAGCTGGCGCTCTATATTCATCCAAAGGAGAAGATCGAAGAATCGGACGTCGATGAACTCGTCCTGCAATCCACGGGAGACAACATTTTCGCCTGGACCGATCAGGTGCTGGAAGGACGCAAGGCCGAGGCCTTAAATACGCTCCACCATTTAATGGACGATGGAACGCCGCCTCTGGTGCTTGTCTCGATGCTGGCTCGCCATGTCCGTCTCTTGATACGAACCCATCAACATCTCTCGGAAAAGATCGGCCGGGCCCAGCTGGCTCCGGCCTTAGGCCTGCCGCCCTTCGTCGTGGACCGCTATCTCGACCAGGCCCGCCGGCTCTCCCCCGATCGGCTTCGCAGGTCATTATCCGAACTGCAGACGCTCGACCACGACCTCAAATCCACCGGCCATCCGTCCCACTTCCTCTTGGAGCAGACGATACGGGCGTTTGCGCCCGATTAA
- a CDS encoding nucleotidyl transferase AbiEii/AbiGii toxin family protein, with protein MFPDRTLREVFHFHFLERLLKTTKPIAFTLKGGVNLRFFFKSPRYSEDMDLDVSGVPVHVLREKGYRLLAEKSFLRVLESHGIRELRLNDPSKAKHTETTQRFRLRLVTGSGEEFPTKVEFSRRERGTDIEIRTDPVDPEIARRYGTVSFLCPHYSGTTAAQQKIQALAGRALPQARDLFDLYLLHLGGHFPMASASRSLTGAQWKQAAEHAADLGFEQFRDQVLDFLEETERREYETPHRWKRIQEEVLHLLLRHD; from the coding sequence ATGTTTCCTGACCGTACGCTGCGCGAAGTCTTTCACTTTCATTTCCTGGAGCGTCTTCTTAAGACGACGAAACCAATCGCTTTCACGCTCAAGGGAGGAGTAAATCTCCGCTTTTTCTTCAAGAGCCCCCGATACTCGGAAGATATGGATCTCGATGTAAGCGGCGTGCCGGTTCATGTTCTTCGGGAGAAGGGGTATCGATTGCTTGCGGAAAAATCCTTCCTTCGGGTGCTCGAGAGCCATGGGATCCGCGAGCTTCGGCTCAACGATCCCTCCAAGGCGAAGCACACCGAAACTACTCAGCGCTTTCGCCTCCGGCTGGTCACAGGTTCCGGAGAGGAGTTTCCAACAAAAGTCGAGTTTTCCAGGCGGGAGCGCGGTACGGACATCGAGATTCGGACCGATCCGGTCGATCCCGAAATTGCCCGTCGATATGGAACCGTCTCGTTTCTCTGTCCGCATTACTCGGGAACCACTGCCGCTCAACAGAAAATTCAAGCGCTGGCGGGACGGGCCCTCCCCCAGGCCCGCGATCTCTTCGATCTCTATCTGCTCCATCTGGGCGGACATTTTCCCATGGCGTCCGCCAGCCGTTCCCTGACCGGCGCACAATGGAAGCAGGCGGCCGAGCATGCCGCCGACCTCGGTTTCGAACAGTTCCGAGATCAGGTTCTCGACTTTCTCGAGGAAACCGAACGCCGGGAGTACGAAACCCCACACCGATGGAAAAGAATCCAGGAAGAAGTTCTTCATCTCCTTCTCCGCCATGACTGA
- the rpsT gene encoding 30S ribosomal protein S20, protein MARHPSAEKRHRESLDRQEHNRWWKSRVRAASRTVLTAVEKKDKKGAAETLKAATKEIFKARSKGIIHPNNAARKVARLSRLVSTL, encoded by the coding sequence ATGGCACGGCATCCTTCAGCGGAGAAAAGGCACCGGGAAAGTCTGGATCGCCAGGAGCACAACCGGTGGTGGAAGAGCCGCGTTCGCGCGGCTTCCAGGACGGTGCTGACGGCCGTTGAAAAAAAGGACAAAAAGGGCGCGGCGGAAACCCTGAAAGCGGCCACGAAAGAGATATTCAAGGCGCGGTCCAAAGGAATCATCCACCCGAACAACGCCGCCCGCAAGGTAGCTCGGTTGTCGCGTCTTGTCTCGACGCTCTAA
- a CDS encoding 30S ribosomal protein S1, whose amino-acid sequence MQLQAVEPTKKSARPADEESFEKLFLESIQSSKEIKEGEIVPGKIMKIGPEFVTVDIGYKSEGQIPIQEFMDPKGTILAQVGDQIDVFLVSTEDEEGLVILSKEKADKLKIWDEIAEACEKGEVVEGRIVQRVKGGVSVDIGVQAFLPGSQIDLAPARDLDNLIGKTFQFKIIKFNKMRGNIVLSRRVLLEQERQVKREQTLGQLVEGSTMQGTVKNITDYGAFIDLGGIDGLLHITDISWKRVNHPSEVLKVGDSVNVKVLKFETEKERVSLGMKQLTEDPWAEADMKYPKNSRVKGKVVSLTDYGAFIEVEEGIEGLIHVSEMSWTKRVKHPSAILKVSEMVETVVLDIDKDNRRMSLGLKQTQPNPWDELVKKYPPGTKVTTEIRNITDFGLFVAIEEGIDGLIHISDLSWSSKIKNPHDVYKKGDKVEAVVLNVDPSAERFSLGIKQISEDPWAVAVDRYPLGTPVEGEIVKLAEFGLFVKVEEDLEGLVHISEVADEKVANLAERFKVGDKITAMVLSIDPEERKMSLSIKSAQHQTDRQVLAAAQAKQTRKKPTLGDVMEEGLKKKPRQKKKKEAAPEDESSA is encoded by the coding sequence ATGCAGCTGCAAGCCGTTGAACCCACCAAGAAATCAGCCCGCCCCGCGGATGAAGAAAGCTTCGAGAAGCTTTTTTTGGAGAGCATCCAATCCTCCAAAGAGATCAAAGAAGGGGAGATCGTCCCCGGAAAGATTATGAAAATCGGCCCCGAATTTGTAACCGTCGACATCGGCTACAAATCCGAAGGCCAAATTCCGATCCAGGAATTCATGGACCCCAAGGGGACGATCTTGGCGCAAGTCGGCGACCAGATCGACGTTTTTCTGGTGAGCACCGAGGATGAAGAAGGGCTTGTCATCCTGTCCAAAGAAAAAGCCGACAAGCTGAAGATTTGGGACGAGATCGCCGAAGCGTGCGAGAAGGGCGAGGTCGTCGAGGGACGGATCGTTCAGCGGGTCAAAGGGGGCGTATCGGTCGATATCGGTGTCCAAGCCTTCCTTCCCGGTTCTCAGATCGACCTGGCTCCCGCCCGGGACCTGGACAATCTGATTGGAAAAACCTTCCAGTTTAAAATCATCAAGTTCAACAAAATGCGCGGAAATATCGTGCTTTCCCGCCGGGTCCTTCTCGAACAGGAGCGGCAGGTCAAGCGCGAACAGACGCTCGGACAGCTCGTCGAAGGTTCGACGATGCAAGGGACCGTCAAGAACATCACCGACTATGGGGCGTTTATCGATCTCGGCGGCATCGACGGCCTTCTCCACATCACCGATATTTCCTGGAAGCGCGTCAACCATCCATCCGAAGTCCTCAAGGTCGGCGACAGCGTGAATGTGAAGGTCCTCAAGTTCGAGACCGAAAAGGAGCGCGTGTCGCTCGGCATGAAGCAATTGACGGAAGATCCGTGGGCCGAAGCCGATATGAAATACCCCAAGAACTCGCGCGTGAAAGGGAAGGTCGTCAGCTTGACGGATTACGGTGCGTTTATCGAGGTCGAAGAGGGGATCGAAGGCCTCATTCATGTTTCCGAAATGTCTTGGACGAAACGGGTGAAACACCCCTCGGCCATTCTCAAAGTGAGTGAAATGGTCGAAACGGTGGTGCTCGACATCGACAAAGACAACCGCCGGATGTCGTTGGGCCTCAAACAAACGCAGCCAAATCCTTGGGACGAGCTGGTAAAGAAATATCCTCCCGGAACGAAAGTCACGACCGAGATACGAAACATCACCGATTTCGGTCTTTTTGTCGCCATTGAGGAAGGAATCGACGGCTTGATTCACATTTCGGATCTCTCCTGGTCCAGCAAGATTAAGAATCCGCACGATGTGTATAAGAAGGGCGACAAGGTGGAGGCGGTGGTCCTCAACGTCGATCCGAGCGCGGAGCGCTTCTCTCTCGGAATCAAACAGATTTCGGAAGATCCCTGGGCGGTCGCCGTAGATAGATATCCCTTGGGCACACCGGTGGAAGGCGAGATCGTCAAGCTCGCGGAGTTCGGCCTCTTTGTGAAAGTGGAAGAAGACCTCGAGGGTTTGGTTCACATTTCCGAAGTGGCGGATGAAAAGGTCGCCAATCTCGCGGAACGTTTCAAGGTCGGCGACAAGATCACGGCGATGGTCCTTTCCATCGACCCCGAAGAGCGAAAGATGAGCCTGTCGATCAAGTCGGCGCAACATCAAACCGACCGGCAGGTGTTGGCCGCCGCACAGGCCAAACAGACGCGAAAGAAGCCGACGTTGGGCGACGTTATGGAAGAGGGCCTGAAGAAGAAGCCGCGCCAGAAGAAAAAGAAAGAAGCGGCGCCGGAAGACGAATCGAGCGCATGA
- the sppA gene encoding signal peptide peptidase SppA, whose product MNERRPSRLFRFLLLCLLLGIFVELFVLIEFLAGKHHGHGNVAVVEIREVIDDSFQTVQDLKDYTKDDEIKAIVLRVDSPGGAVGASQEIHDAVVEATKKKKVVVSMGDVAASGGYYVSAPAHKIVANPGTLTGSIGVIAHFFVVEDLLKKAFLRWEVIKSGSVKDLGSPLRSMTEKERKLLQEMTDDIHSQFIQAVAEGRKMPVEKVRELADGRVMSGRQAKEAGLVDEFGGLEKAIEIAAKLAQIKDEPEVIYPERERFGWIRRLAEGKLETKSFRVDYRLFP is encoded by the coding sequence ATGAACGAGCGGCGCCCAAGCCGACTGTTTCGGTTTCTTCTCCTTTGTTTGCTGCTCGGAATCTTCGTTGAGTTATTTGTTCTGATCGAATTCCTCGCCGGAAAACACCACGGTCACGGCAATGTGGCCGTCGTCGAAATTCGCGAGGTCATCGACGACTCGTTTCAAACCGTCCAGGATCTTAAAGACTATACGAAAGACGATGAGATCAAGGCGATTGTCCTGCGCGTAGATTCCCCAGGCGGGGCCGTGGGAGCTTCCCAGGAAATTCATGACGCGGTAGTCGAAGCCACGAAAAAGAAGAAGGTTGTCGTATCCATGGGTGACGTAGCTGCATCAGGCGGTTATTACGTTTCCGCGCCGGCGCATAAGATCGTGGCAAATCCTGGAACGCTGACCGGTTCGATCGGTGTCATCGCTCATTTTTTTGTCGTGGAGGATCTGCTCAAGAAGGCTTTTCTCCGTTGGGAAGTGATCAAATCGGGGAGCGTGAAAGATCTCGGCTCGCCTTTGAGAAGCATGACGGAGAAAGAAAGGAAGCTCCTTCAGGAAATGACGGACGACATTCATTCTCAATTCATTCAGGCGGTGGCCGAGGGCCGCAAAATGCCGGTCGAGAAAGTCAGGGAATTGGCGGACGGCCGCGTTATGTCGGGACGTCAAGCCAAAGAGGCGGGACTTGTCGATGAATTCGGCGGCCTTGAAAAGGCGATTGAGATCGCCGCAAAGCTGGCGCAGATCAAAGACGAACCGGAGGTCATCTATCCCGAACGGGAGCGTTTTGGATGGATCCGGCGATTGGCGGAAGGAAAACTCGAAACAAAATCCTTTCGCGTCGATTATCGGCTCTTTCCGTGA
- a CDS encoding HIT domain-containing protein, whose amino-acid sequence MKFLWAPWRIRFILENLSASNCIFCTLPANQDDRSSLILGRTKHSFAILNKFPYNSGHLMIVPLRHTADLSDLSEVILLDLHRCIRDSLEILKETMKPQGFNVGMNLGEAGGAGIRQHLHYHVLPRWNGDTNFLPAIGETKVLPESLEETYARLAPAFHKKWGSPST is encoded by the coding sequence GTGAAATTTCTTTGGGCACCTTGGAGGATTCGATTCATCTTGGAAAACCTGAGCGCTTCCAATTGCATCTTTTGCACCCTCCCCGCGAATCAGGACGATCGCTCTTCTCTCATTTTGGGTCGCACGAAGCATAGCTTCGCCATCCTCAACAAGTTTCCGTACAACAGCGGTCACTTGATGATTGTTCCGCTCCGTCACACGGCGGACCTTTCCGATCTTTCGGAAGTGATTCTCCTCGACCTTCACCGCTGCATCCGGGATTCGCTCGAAATTCTGAAGGAAACGATGAAGCCGCAGGGTTTCAACGTGGGAATGAATCTAGGGGAGGCCGGGGGTGCCGGGATTCGACAACACCTGCATTACCACGTACTCCCGCGTTGGAACGGGGACACGAATTTTCTGCCTGCAATCGGAGAAACGAAGGTTCTTCCAGAGTCGCTGGAAGAGACCTACGCCCGTCTGGCTCCCGCCTTTCACAAGAAGTGGGGTAGCCCCTCCACTTAG